The following proteins are encoded in a genomic region of Primulina huaijiensis isolate GDHJ02 chromosome 3, ASM1229523v2, whole genome shotgun sequence:
- the LOC140973522 gene encoding uncharacterized protein isoform X1, giving the protein MAPSSSPSSSSSSSSSSDESHSRRRRRRRRTDRDRALKVRENSHSQLRRRRRHHSSSSSDTYSSFSSDEEHSEQQTPHRSKRHRPNDRFKKTKEREKGKSHRDRHNKHKSKEKEQQEISGPVQLSKFLGRDKDEGVRRSAVSGKKMLLKLEKTKEDKVAEGNRNELLKFLNASYD; this is encoded by the exons ATGGCTCCCTCATCGTCGCCTTCCTCGTCCTCGTCCTCGTCCTCGTCCTCGGACGAATCTCAtagccgccgccgccgccgccgccgccgaaCAGATCGAGACCGTGCTTTGAAAGTTCGTGAAAACAGTCATTCCCAACTAAGACGTCGTCGTAGACATCATTCATCCTCGTCCTCTGATACCTACTCTTCTTTCTCCTCCGACGAAGAGCACAG TGAACAACAAACACCTCATCGTTCAAAGAGGCATAGACCAAATGATAGATTTAAGAAG ACTAAAGAAAGAGAGAAAGGGAAAAGTCATCGAGATAGGCACAATAAACATAAATCTAAAGAG AAGGAACAGCAGGAAATTAGCGGTCCTGTACAGCTTTCTAAG TTCTTGGGAAGGGACAAAGATGAAGGTGTTCGCCGTAGTGCTGTCTCTGGTAAAAAG ATGTTATTGAAGCTTGAGAAAACAAAAGAGGACAAAGTGGCAGAAGGCAACCGAAATGAACTATTGAAATTCTTGAATGCTAGTTATGATTGA
- the LOC140973522 gene encoding uncharacterized protein isoform X2 — MAPSSSPSSSSSSSSSSDESHSRRRRRRRRTDRDRALKVRENSHSQLRRRRRHHSSSSSDTYSSFSSDEEHSEQQTPHRSKRHRPNDRFKKTKEREKGKSHRDRHNKHKSKEKEQQEISGPVQLSKFLGRDKDEGVRRSAVSGKKFES; from the exons ATGGCTCCCTCATCGTCGCCTTCCTCGTCCTCGTCCTCGTCCTCGTCCTCGGACGAATCTCAtagccgccgccgccgccgccgccgccgaaCAGATCGAGACCGTGCTTTGAAAGTTCGTGAAAACAGTCATTCCCAACTAAGACGTCGTCGTAGACATCATTCATCCTCGTCCTCTGATACCTACTCTTCTTTCTCCTCCGACGAAGAGCACAG TGAACAACAAACACCTCATCGTTCAAAGAGGCATAGACCAAATGATAGATTTAAGAAG ACTAAAGAAAGAGAGAAAGGGAAAAGTCATCGAGATAGGCACAATAAACATAAATCTAAAGAG AAGGAACAGCAGGAAATTAGCGGTCCTGTACAGCTTTCTAAG TTCTTGGGAAGGGACAAAGATGAAGGTGTTCGCCGTAGTGCTGTCTCTGGTAAAAAG TTCGAAAGTTAG